The following proteins come from a genomic window of Thermocrinis jamiesonii:
- the groL gene encoding chaperonin GroEL (60 kDa chaperone family; promotes refolding of misfolded polypeptides especially under stressful conditions; forms two stacked rings of heptamers to form a barrel-shaped 14mer; ends can be capped by GroES; misfolded proteins enter the barrel where they are refolded when GroES binds) produces the protein MAAKKVVYGEEARAKLKAGVDKLANAVKVTLGPKGREVIIEKKWGSPLVTKDGVTVAKEIELKDPYENMGAQLVKEVASKTADVAGDGTTTATVLAQAIFTEGLKAIASGANPMDLKRGIDKAVEVVIEEIKKMSIPVSGRKEIEQVATVSANNDPTIGKIIADAMEAVGKEGVITVEESKTAETTLETVQGMQFDRGYLSPYFITNPDKMEVVLEEPYILIYEKKISNVKDLLPILEQVVRAGKPLLVIAEDVEAEALATLVVNHIKGVIRACAVKAPGFGQRRKDYLQDIAILTGGTAITEELGIKLESVTLDMLGRADKVVVDKDNTTIIGGKGSKEAINARIEQIRKQIVETTSDYDREKLQERLAKLAGGVAIIRVGAATEAEMKEKKARVEDAVHATKAAVEEGIVPGGGVALVRGSEALENLKLDNPDQQIGVDIVKKACRVPLRQIAMNAGFEGYVVLEKVLALGKEKGKNYGFDAAAGEYKDMVEAGIIDPTKVVRTALMNAASAASVMLTAEALIAEIPEDKKEKVPASSEMPELD, from the coding sequence ATGGCAGCAAAGAAGGTTGTTTATGGAGAGGAGGCAAGAGCTAAACTAAAGGCTGGAGTTGATAAGCTTGCCAATGCAGTGAAAGTCACCCTTGGACCTAAGGGGAGAGAAGTTATCATAGAGAAAAAGTGGGGAAGCCCCTTAGTAACCAAAGACGGTGTAACAGTAGCCAAAGAAATAGAGTTGAAAGATCCATATGAAAATATGGGTGCTCAGCTTGTAAAGGAAGTCGCCTCCAAAACCGCTGATGTGGCAGGAGACGGAACAACCACCGCTACTGTTTTGGCACAGGCAATATTTACAGAAGGTCTAAAAGCCATAGCCTCTGGAGCAAATCCAATGGACCTAAAGAGGGGTATAGACAAAGCGGTGGAGGTAGTAATTGAAGAAATAAAGAAGATGTCTATACCTGTATCCGGTAGGAAAGAGATAGAACAGGTAGCAACTGTATCTGCCAACAACGATCCTACCATAGGTAAGATCATAGCGGATGCTATGGAAGCAGTAGGGAAGGAAGGGGTCATAACTGTAGAGGAGTCTAAGACAGCGGAAACAACCTTAGAAACAGTCCAAGGAATGCAATTTGACAGAGGTTATCTCTCTCCATACTTTATAACCAACCCAGATAAAATGGAAGTGGTCTTAGAAGAACCTTACATACTTATCTACGAAAAGAAGATCTCCAATGTAAAGGACTTACTGCCTATCCTTGAGCAAGTAGTAAGGGCTGGAAAACCATTGCTTGTCATAGCGGAAGATGTGGAAGCAGAAGCCTTAGCTACCTTAGTGGTAAACCACATCAAAGGAGTAATAAGGGCATGCGCAGTCAAAGCTCCAGGTTTTGGACAAAGAAGGAAGGACTACTTGCAAGATATAGCCATACTCACTGGTGGAACTGCCATAACTGAAGAGCTTGGTATTAAGCTTGAAAGCGTAACTCTTGATATGCTCGGAAGGGCAGACAAAGTGGTAGTGGATAAGGACAATACTACCATAATAGGTGGTAAAGGTTCCAAAGAAGCCATCAATGCCAGAATAGAACAGATAAGAAAGCAGATAGTGGAAACCACATCGGACTACGATAGGGAAAAGCTTCAAGAAAGATTGGCTAAATTGGCTGGTGGTGTTGCAATAATAAGGGTAGGTGCTGCTACAGAGGCAGAAATGAAGGAAAAGAAGGCAAGAGTTGAGGACGCAGTCCATGCTACAAAGGCAGCAGTAGAAGAAGGAATAGTTCCGGGTGGTGGTGTAGCTCTGGTGAGAGGCTCAGAAGCCTTGGAAAACCTCAAGTTGGACAATCCAGATCAACAGATAGGTGTGGATATTGTCAAAAAGGCTTGCAGAGTTCCTCTCAGGCAGATAGCAATGAATGCTGGTTTTGAGGGATACGTCGTATTGGAAAAGGTGCTTGCGTTGGGTAAAGAAAAGGGTAAGAACTACGGATTTGACGCAGCAGCTGGAGAATACAAAGATATGGTGGAAGCAGGAATTATAGACCCAACAAAGGTGGTAAGAACCGCTCTTATGAACGCCGCATCTGCCGCAAGCGTTATGCTAACTGCAGAAGCTTTGATTGCGGAAATCCCAGAGGATAAGAAGGAAAAAGTGCCCGCTTCCTCCGAAATGCCGGAGCTTGACTGA
- a CDS encoding SDR family oxidoreductase has translation MRKVGIITGVRRIGFHIAKELLEDGWSLAVVYLSSEKEVEKLKKYGEVLGIKADLSERNSYKAIVQKTFDVFGRIDAFIHLASPYFPTPLESLTEEDVKKHFLPIAEAFLFISKECASYMLKNEQSIKGRIIAFGDWATNTTPYKNYSAYFISKGALHTSVKVLAKEFAPYILVNAIALGPTLKPPDFSQEKWNSYIDKTPLKREVSIRDVVELTKFLLSVESMTGEIINLDSGRHISGECS, from the coding sequence GTGAGAAAAGTTGGAATAATAACTGGAGTAAGGCGCATAGGTTTTCACATAGCCAAAGAGCTTTTAGAGGATGGCTGGTCTTTGGCAGTGGTTTATCTTTCTTCAGAAAAGGAAGTAGAGAAATTAAAAAAGTACGGGGAAGTTTTGGGAATAAAAGCCGACCTTTCCGAAAGAAATTCTTATAAAGCTATAGTTCAAAAAACTTTTGATGTTTTTGGAAGGATAGATGCCTTTATTCATCTTGCAAGTCCTTACTTTCCCACACCACTTGAGAGCTTAACTGAAGAAGATGTGAAAAAACATTTTCTACCCATAGCGGAGGCTTTTTTGTTCATATCCAAAGAATGTGCTTCTTACATGCTCAAAAACGAGCAATCCATAAAGGGAAGAATAATAGCCTTTGGAGATTGGGCAACAAACACCACACCCTACAAAAACTACAGCGCTTACTTTATCTCAAAAGGCGCTTTACACACTTCAGTAAAAGTTCTTGCAAAAGAGTTTGCCCCTTACATATTGGTAAATGCCATAGCCTTAGGCCCAACCCTAAAGCCCCCCGATTTTTCCCAAGAAAAATGGAATAGCTACATAGACAAGACGCCGTTAAAGAGGGAAGTCTCCATAAGGGATGTAGTGGAGCTAACCAAGTTCCTTCTTAGTGTGGAGAGCATGACCGGAGAGATAATTAACTTGGATAGCGGAAGGCACATATCGGGCGAGTGCAGTTAA
- the groES gene encoding co-chaperone GroES, producing the protein MAKLRPLYDKIVVKRQEEQEQRTASGIIIPDTAKEKPQIGEVVAVGEGKLLNNGQIVSPKVKVGDKIIFNKYAGTEVELDGEKYLIMSEDEVLAIIE; encoded by the coding sequence ATGGCTAAACTGAGACCCTTATACGACAAAATAGTAGTTAAACGTCAAGAAGAACAAGAACAAAGAACTGCCTCTGGGATAATAATCCCAGACACCGCCAAAGAAAAACCTCAAATTGGTGAAGTGGTGGCGGTGGGAGAAGGCAAACTTTTGAACAACGGTCAAATAGTCTCCCCAAAAGTAAAGGTGGGAGACAAGATAATCTTTAACAAGTATGCAGGTACGGAAGTAGAGTTGGATGGAGAAAAATACTTAATCATGTCTGAGGACGAAGTCCTCGCCATTATTGAATAA
- a CDS encoding glycosyltransferase, with the protein MKIMDITPYYHSYSGGIRTYIDKKVEWVFEMEWEQVVVVPGKVYKKYQVKRTTFYELPSFPLIGGYRFFKSLEDIKEVIRLEKPDLLEFSGTYLPIPFFKKEGVPISVFYHSDAKRELSLFPVPKKLLEGLFKLVVDKCLRAVEFILVPSLKYKRELESLGLENVHYVPLGVDTQTFHPSKRDDQFRHSLGIQDNKLLLLYVGRLSPEKGTNTLIKLLKGLDPSMFHMLIVGKGPLEFLVRAHQRKLSNLTYMPYINSKEQLAKVYASGDIFVSASMFETFGLAFLEAQSSGLPVCAFDLDLETQILKDILAPKEDVETLTESIYKASELIRHDNYLRDYLHKKVKENFSWELTFKSLLKAYESKGLIISVGR; encoded by the coding sequence ATGAAAATAATGGATATAACTCCCTATTATCACAGTTATAGTGGAGGCATAAGGACATACATAGACAAAAAGGTAGAGTGGGTCTTTGAAATGGAATGGGAACAAGTGGTAGTCGTACCGGGCAAAGTCTATAAAAAGTATCAAGTGAAAAGAACAACTTTTTATGAGCTTCCCTCTTTTCCTCTAATTGGTGGATACAGGTTTTTTAAAAGTTTGGAAGATATAAAAGAGGTGATAAGACTTGAAAAGCCAGACCTTTTGGAGTTTTCCGGAACCTACCTTCCCATACCATTTTTTAAGAAAGAGGGAGTGCCCATAAGCGTGTTTTATCATTCAGACGCAAAGAGAGAGCTTTCCCTTTTTCCGGTTCCGAAAAAGCTATTGGAGGGTCTCTTTAAATTAGTTGTGGATAAATGTCTAAGAGCTGTAGAGTTTATACTTGTGCCCTCTTTAAAATACAAGAGAGAACTGGAAAGTCTGGGTTTAGAAAATGTCCACTATGTGCCCTTAGGTGTGGATACTCAGACCTTCCACCCGAGCAAAAGGGATGATCAGTTTAGACACTCACTTGGCATTCAAGATAATAAGCTTTTGCTTCTCTATGTAGGAAGGCTTAGTCCAGAAAAAGGCACAAACACACTTATAAAATTGCTGAAAGGTTTGGACCCATCCATGTTTCACATGCTGATAGTAGGTAAAGGTCCTTTAGAATTCCTTGTGAGAGCACATCAGAGAAAGCTTTCAAATCTGACCTACATGCCTTACATAAATTCCAAAGAGCAGTTGGCTAAGGTCTATGCAAGCGGAGATATATTCGTAAGCGCAAGCATGTTTGAAACCTTTGGTTTAGCCTTTTTAGAAGCTCAGTCCAGTGGATTACCCGTCTGCGCCTTTGACTTAGACTTGGAGACCCAAATACTGAAAGACATACTGGCACCTAAGGAAGACGTAGAAACCTTAACAGAAAGTATTTACAAAGCATCAGAGCTTATAAGGCATGATAACTACCTTAGGGATTATTTGCACAAAAAGGTTAAAGAAAACTTTAGTTGGGAATTGACCTTTAAATCCCTTTTAAAAGCATACGAAAGTAAAGGTTTAATAATAAGCGTTGGGAGGTAA
- a CDS encoding MlaD family protein: MRLSVEAKLGAFVLAVALAFGFLIVTFGDIPFFRPPTKEYVVYFKDVAGLSVGAEVRVAGIKSGKVKSISLEGERVKVVFEVDKDIVLYKDASAKIGTLGLMGDKYLSVYPGSSQAGILEEGGVISQTLGYADTDKLIKDLADASEAVKSLAQNFQLILAENRENIRQVIENLEILTFNLNRIAEENRDNLRVAIHSIRILADNLSKTLPQTIENIDRLVVTLEGIASENRQDIKEIIENLREVSENTKATLPELVRNLNELSKNLNLVVTENREDLRSLSKNLAQASHNLNLILSRIESGEGTIGKLVKDEELYKNLASATRTFSQAGEVAKRTKLYIGFRGEIYKDNDGKGILTLKVQPDNEKYYLAEIVGDSRGKVTYEETNNAGTVIKKEFTPQFTLQYARIFPLFGKEAVFRAGLKESEGGVGFDLVWNEKIMLFSDLWDFGRKERIDNKKLKPNLQVGLQYNVKGPVYIRVGGDELLNKKLRGGMAGVGVLFRDDDLKYILGTLRLPLP, encoded by the coding sequence ATGAGGTTATCCGTAGAAGCCAAGCTTGGTGCCTTCGTATTAGCTGTAGCTTTGGCTTTTGGCTTTCTAATAGTAACCTTTGGAGATATTCCTTTTTTTAGACCACCTACCAAAGAGTATGTGGTTTATTTCAAAGATGTGGCTGGACTGTCTGTTGGTGCGGAAGTTAGAGTGGCGGGCATAAAGAGTGGTAAGGTTAAAAGTATCAGCTTGGAAGGTGAAAGGGTCAAGGTAGTCTTTGAAGTAGATAAAGACATTGTGCTTTACAAAGATGCCTCTGCCAAGATTGGCACCCTTGGACTTATGGGCGATAAATACCTTTCTGTGTATCCTGGCAGTTCTCAGGCAGGTATTTTAGAGGAAGGTGGAGTTATAAGTCAAACCTTAGGTTATGCAGATACGGATAAATTGATAAAAGATCTGGCAGATGCATCGGAAGCGGTAAAATCTCTTGCCCAAAACTTTCAACTTATCTTGGCAGAAAACAGAGAAAATATTAGGCAGGTAATAGAAAATTTAGAGATACTAACCTTCAACCTTAATAGGATTGCGGAAGAAAACAGAGATAATCTTAGGGTTGCCATACACTCAATCAGGATCCTTGCTGACAACCTCAGCAAAACACTACCTCAAACCATAGAAAACATAGATAGACTCGTGGTTACCTTAGAAGGTATTGCTTCCGAAAATAGGCAGGACATAAAGGAAATAATAGAAAACCTAAGAGAAGTTTCGGAAAATACAAAGGCTACTCTCCCCGAGTTGGTGAGAAATCTAAACGAGCTTTCAAAAAATCTTAACTTAGTAGTTACCGAAAACAGAGAAGATTTGCGGTCCCTATCTAAAAACCTTGCACAAGCATCTCATAATCTAAATCTTATTCTTTCCAGAATTGAGAGTGGAGAAGGCACTATTGGAAAGCTGGTCAAGGATGAGGAACTATACAAAAACTTAGCATCCGCCACAAGAACTTTTTCGCAGGCAGGGGAAGTAGCCAAAAGGACAAAACTCTATATAGGTTTTAGAGGAGAGATTTACAAAGATAACGACGGCAAAGGAATACTGACACTAAAAGTACAACCAGATAATGAAAAATACTACTTAGCAGAGATAGTTGGGGATTCAAGGGGTAAGGTTACGTACGAAGAAACGAACAATGCGGGCACCGTAATAAAAAAAGAATTTACCCCCCAATTTACCCTGCAGTACGCAAGGATATTTCCTCTTTTTGGCAAAGAGGCAGTATTTAGGGCTGGTTTGAAGGAATCTGAAGGTGGAGTGGGTTTTGATTTGGTTTGGAACGAAAAGATTATGCTGTTTTCCGATCTTTGGGATTTTGGAAGAAAGGAGAGGATAGACAATAAAAAACTAAAACCAAACCTTCAGGTTGGATTACAATATAACGTGAAAGGTCCGGTGTATATAAGGGTAGGTGGAGATGAGCTTCTTAACAAAAAACTGAGGGGCGGAATGGCAGGAGTAGGAGTTTTATTTAGGGATGACGACCTGAAGTATATCTTAGGCACACTAAGGCTACCGCTTCCTTAA
- a CDS encoding CDP-alcohol phosphatidyltransferase family protein — protein sequence MNNSYFMLHIRIAFKKHYTFNLIMANYITLFRLFLTFPVVYLILNQHNVLTLISIVIGALSDWLDGDIARRKKEVSKLGILLDPFVDKVFVLSCFSAYLYLQKVSPYAFVLLLIRELYISFLRSLSVERGYSMPASYLGKAKTVIEFLTLVFLALASPLSELSLWLAVFLAYVSALDYTSKFLRL from the coding sequence ATGAATAACTCATATTTTATGCTACATATACGCATAGCCTTTAAAAAGCATTATACTTTTAACTTGATTATGGCTAACTACATAACCTTGTTTAGACTTTTCCTTACCTTCCCAGTGGTCTATTTGATCCTAAATCAGCACAACGTGTTAACTTTGATCAGCATTGTGATAGGAGCATTAAGCGATTGGCTGGATGGGGATATTGCCAGAAGAAAGAAAGAAGTTAGCAAGCTTGGTATTTTGCTTGACCCTTTTGTGGATAAGGTTTTTGTTCTATCTTGTTTTTCTGCTTACTTATACCTTCAGAAAGTTTCTCCATACGCCTTTGTGCTTTTGCTCATAAGAGAGCTATACATATCCTTTTTGAGGAGCCTTTCTGTGGAAAGAGGCTACTCCATGCCAGCGTCTTACTTAGGAAAGGCAAAGACTGTAATTGAGTTTTTAACTTTAGTTTTTCTTGCACTCGCAAGTCCGTTGAGCGAACTTTCCCTTTGGCTTGCAGTATTCCTTGCCTACGTTTCTGCCTTAGATTATACCTCAAAGTTCCTTAGACTCTGA
- a CDS encoding YdcH family protein, which translates to MTREEIIQKLLQEDKEFRYHYEKHEELDKQIDKLEKHHPMTHDLEMEIERLKKERLYHKDMIELKIQQFLNSQKA; encoded by the coding sequence ATGACAAGAGAGGAGATAATACAAAAACTCCTTCAGGAGGACAAAGAGTTTAGGTATCATTACGAAAAACACGAGGAGCTTGACAAACAGATAGATAAGTTGGAAAAACACCATCCGATGACTCACGACTTGGAGATGGAAATAGAAAGACTAAAAAAAGAGAGACTATACCACAAAGACATGATTGAGTTAAAGATCCAGCAGTTTTTAAACAGCCAAAAAGCTTAA
- a CDS encoding glycosyltransferase: MGNYLAKADLHLHSKASNLPGGWFSQLINCPESFTEPQEIYKRLKERGMTYITITDHNTIDGVLEIAHLPEVFVSCEYTVSFPEEKAKIHVLVYGIDEKIHQDLMKLRENVYEFVKYLKQKDIAHSLAHPLYPVQDTKITKSLVEKFVLLFDNWEIINGTRGEGLKVVEEKLASLYDGWEKIRELEEKYNIQSLRSREHITFTAGSDDHGGLDLGRTWTEANASSKEEFLKAIKEGRTSVGTQELGYERVLNMVGRVAYDYLSRHSIIPKHVKPLLDFVFMHSDNLFSELFVRNLFGTDAPRHYIFKEIINKLPFMSLERLIKEFSPAHLGETILSFILHFLPLVILSLQKKEEDNAKRIAMSFGLNNEKSVRLAYVTDTYFDINGVARSSKIVRSLANTYNLPVDVIAVGNRQGKEDKLVLLTPMLEFSTPFYEEFKLRVPSLVELLDVLKRYSHVHVATPGPLGIMSILVAKLLNLPLTFAFHTDVPSYAYKYTNSAELRDWLYRAITLICHLADKVFVPSETYLRVLAEKGVALDKIRVFKRGVDTELFSPSHREEDFFQKNFGIPKKGNVVLYVGRVSKEKNLDTFLYCAKVFPEDTFIVVGDGPYRKELEERKPRNTYFVGYLTGLPLAKAYASADVFLFPSETETYGQVVLEAMASGLPVIVSSKGASHEHVQEGINGFIANSPEDFAEKLNRILSNPYLREFMSKEALSYARSMDLKESYLNYIDSIMSLSKVRA; the protein is encoded by the coding sequence ATGGGGAACTACTTAGCAAAAGCAGATCTTCATCTTCATTCCAAGGCGTCCAACCTACCGGGAGGTTGGTTCAGTCAGTTAATTAATTGTCCTGAAAGCTTTACAGAACCTCAAGAAATATACAAAAGGCTCAAAGAAAGGGGAATGACCTACATTACTATAACAGACCACAACACCATAGACGGTGTTTTGGAAATAGCCCACCTTCCGGAAGTGTTCGTAAGCTGTGAATACACCGTTTCGTTCCCAGAGGAAAAGGCAAAAATCCATGTGCTTGTTTATGGAATAGATGAGAAGATACATCAAGATCTAATGAAGCTTAGAGAAAACGTCTATGAGTTTGTAAAATACCTTAAACAAAAGGACATAGCTCATTCCTTAGCCCATCCTCTTTATCCAGTTCAGGATACCAAAATAACAAAAAGCTTGGTAGAAAAGTTCGTTCTTCTGTTTGACAATTGGGAAATAATCAACGGCACAAGAGGGGAAGGTTTAAAAGTTGTTGAAGAAAAGCTTGCCAGTCTTTACGACGGGTGGGAAAAAATAAGGGAGCTGGAAGAGAAGTATAACATTCAGTCTCTGAGAAGCAGAGAACATATAACTTTTACTGCTGGTTCCGATGACCACGGTGGTTTGGATTTAGGTAGAACTTGGACAGAAGCAAACGCAAGCTCAAAGGAAGAGTTCTTAAAAGCTATAAAGGAAGGCCGTACTTCCGTAGGAACGCAGGAGCTGGGATACGAAAGGGTGCTAAATATGGTTGGTAGAGTTGCTTACGACTACTTAAGCAGGCACAGTATAATACCCAAGCATGTGAAACCGCTCCTTGATTTTGTCTTTATGCATTCAGACAACCTTTTCAGCGAGCTTTTTGTTAGAAACCTCTTTGGAACCGATGCCCCCAGACATTACATATTCAAAGAGATAATAAACAAACTACCTTTCATGAGTTTAGAAAGGCTCATAAAAGAGTTTTCTCCCGCCCACCTTGGTGAGACTATTCTATCTTTTATACTGCACTTCCTTCCTCTGGTTATACTCAGCCTGCAAAAGAAGGAAGAGGACAACGCAAAAAGGATAGCTATGAGTTTTGGACTCAACAACGAAAAATCTGTGAGATTAGCATACGTAACCGACACATACTTTGACATCAACGGAGTAGCCAGAAGCTCAAAGATCGTAAGATCATTGGCGAATACATACAACCTTCCCGTGGATGTTATAGCGGTGGGCAACAGGCAAGGCAAAGAAGATAAGCTGGTGCTATTGACACCTATGTTAGAGTTTTCCACGCCCTTCTATGAGGAGTTTAAGTTGAGAGTGCCCTCCCTTGTGGAGCTTTTGGATGTGCTAAAAAGATACAGTCATGTTCATGTAGCTACTCCCGGACCCTTAGGTATTATGTCCATTCTTGTAGCCAAGCTTCTTAACCTACCTCTGACCTTTGCCTTCCACACAGATGTGCCCTCTTATGCTTACAAATATACCAACAGTGCAGAGCTCAGAGATTGGCTTTACAGAGCCATTACTCTCATCTGCCATCTGGCTGATAAGGTTTTTGTTCCTTCGGAAACTTATCTAAGAGTATTAGCAGAGAAGGGGGTTGCGCTGGATAAGATAAGGGTATTCAAAAGGGGCGTGGATACGGAGCTTTTCAGCCCTTCCCACAGAGAGGAAGACTTCTTCCAAAAGAACTTTGGCATCCCAAAGAAAGGTAACGTGGTGTTATATGTAGGTAGGGTTTCAAAGGAGAAAAACTTGGACACGTTCCTTTACTGTGCAAAAGTATTTCCGGAGGATACCTTCATAGTGGTTGGAGATGGTCCATACAGGAAGGAGTTGGAGGAGCGCAAACCAAGGAATACTTATTTTGTAGGTTATCTTACAGGACTGCCTTTGGCAAAGGCATATGCAAGCGCAGATGTGTTTCTTTTCCCCTCAGAGACAGAAACTTATGGACAGGTTGTTTTAGAAGCTATGGCTTCTGGCTTGCCGGTGATAGTCAGCTCAAAGGGAGCATCCCACGAGCATGTGCAGGAGGGTATAAACGGTTTTATAGCAAACTCACCGGAGGATTTTGCAGAAAAGCTAAACAGAATCTTGAGCAATCCATACCTGAGAGAGTTTATGAGTAAAGAAGCCCTTTCTTACGCCAGGTCAATGGACCTAAAAGAGTCTTATCTGAACTACATTGATAGCATAATGTCCCTTTCCAAAGTAAGAGCATGA
- a CDS encoding YgaP family membrane protein: MTLTMDRALRLTSGVVLLFVWLVAIVGSDIHWFWKAFIAFMAVNQIQSAFTNWCPVVSIYRKLGIKECSC, from the coding sequence ATGACACTGACTATGGACAGAGCTTTAAGGCTTACTTCTGGAGTTGTTCTTTTATTTGTCTGGCTTGTAGCTATAGTTGGTTCGGACATACATTGGTTCTGGAAGGCTTTTATAGCATTTATGGCTGTCAATCAGATTCAATCGGCCTTTACCAATTGGTGTCCTGTGGTTAGCATATATAGAAAACTGGGAATAAAGGAGTGTAGTTGCTAA
- a CDS encoding polysaccharide deacetylase family protein produces MRYAIVELHDVSPFYKEEVYNAIEFLEKLGIEKFSLLLIPNFRGEYAINRYVPFLSFIEKTKQEIIMHGYTHTGKKRIQYFLYTYGEGEFGEGDLEETYRKLEKAVEIFQAMQLDTKVFVPPAWIGSPWLDDLLYSFGFLGVGYRGKIRNLQSGEDIKSPVLTFSNRHGLSYISIKTVPILFKLFDRYPVLRLALHTADFRDRRKIALWRLILTKTKKERRLISYGELLSKSRSSSSFQGVQPTGRLVQSVN; encoded by the coding sequence ATGAGATATGCGATAGTAGAGCTACACGATGTTTCTCCATTCTACAAAGAGGAAGTTTATAACGCAATAGAGTTTTTGGAAAAGCTTGGTATTGAAAAATTTTCACTTCTTCTTATCCCCAACTTCAGAGGAGAGTATGCCATAAACAGGTATGTCCCTTTCCTGAGCTTTATTGAGAAAACCAAACAGGAGATAATAATGCACGGCTATACGCATACGGGCAAGAAAAGAATACAGTATTTTCTTTACACTTACGGAGAAGGCGAGTTTGGGGAGGGGGACTTAGAAGAAACCTATCGGAAATTAGAAAAAGCTGTGGAGATATTCCAAGCTATGCAATTGGATACGAAGGTATTTGTGCCACCGGCTTGGATAGGAAGCCCTTGGCTTGATGACTTGCTGTATTCCTTTGGCTTTTTAGGGGTAGGCTACAGAGGAAAAATAAGGAATTTACAGAGTGGGGAAGATATAAAATCTCCCGTATTGACCTTCAGCAACAGGCATGGACTCTCTTACATCAGCATAAAAACTGTGCCCATACTCTTTAAGCTCTTTGATAGGTATCCTGTCCTAAGACTTGCGTTGCACACCGCCGATTTTAGAGACAGAAGAAAAATAGCCCTATGGAGGCTAATACTAACCAAAACTAAAAAAGAAAGGAGGTTAATAAGCTATGGGGAACTACTTAGCAAAAGCAGATCTTCATCTTCATTCCAAGGCGTCCAACCTACCGGGAGGTTGGTTCAGTCAGTTAATTAA